One part of the Hydrogenobacter sp. T-2 genome encodes these proteins:
- a CDS encoding helicase-related protein, producing the protein MPFITNSDQKTLEQRLRYIIPKSVEINILVGFFYFSSAPFLYEVLKDMEEKGKLREGHIKILVGLDVDQRINKLYEYALETSDPRNQFFLSLDKAFTSSDTDRKETYEQVEFFIKLLQEKKLLLKKTRKPNHAKLYLFILEEGQAIPHLFITGSSNLTIAGLSYQEEFNVEIRDYGFDEAKAYFDKLWEKAVSLDVNKILDHIRTKTFLRAISPFEAYVYALKTYMESYTDTSESSKNTIKTLLEEAGYKAYSYQVEAIAQAVRIVNTHNGIILADVVGLGKSVIAVAVAKRLGTRGIVIAPPHLIGDEGENYGWKKYLADFGLHDWRVFSVGKLKEALEYVEKHQDVQTVIVDEAHRFRNENTKSYTYLQQICSGKKVLLLSATPFNNRPSDIFAMLKLFTIPKKSTIVFDEDLEGKFEEFERDFKKLSYIKTYWNSSNKSNKERARKYYKELFKEDDIDINKVKETAKSLARQIRSIIEPVVIRRNRLDLRYYPDKIDLPEVKDPIEKFFELTPEQLDFYDEVISAFTDLSEGGRFTGAIYFPERYKREEEENEDFTYLYQKNLYSFMRRLLVKRFESSFGAFKNSLKRFLEIHENALDFIERTKSFVLDRDIIEEILSVEDDETVEQKLKELEKVYKQGKKSKYHEVYKIEELGKKFVEDIQRDIRLFRELLEKFERIGLEREDPKAKKLIETIKEFLKDRKVVVFTEYVDTARYLCKILEEAFGDKVLCAHGNLSKQTIESIYKNFDASAKEQKGEYDILLATDKLSEGFNLNRAGVVINYDIPWNPIRVIQRVGRINRIGKKVYDELSIVNFFPTERGADIVRSREIAQNKMFMIHKVLGEDAKIFSPEEEPQPSELYRRLTTYTEAEQESFFSKVRKEFEEIKERHPEVLKVVEEFPYRVKTAKRHSQENLIVLIKKGTDLFVGYKEPEGKPKIVSFEDVYEHIKASYQDRPLELSESFWKNYNELLNHAATKTIGKLQRSYSEAWSMLNTIVRNYQLP; encoded by the coding sequence ATGCCCTTTATAACAAACAGCGACCAGAAAACCCTTGAGCAGAGGCTAAGGTATATAATCCCCAAAAGTGTGGAAATAAACATCCTTGTGGGCTTTTTCTACTTTTCCTCCGCACCCTTCTTGTATGAGGTTCTCAAAGATATGGAGGAGAAGGGAAAGCTAAGAGAAGGACATATAAAGATTCTCGTTGGGCTTGATGTGGACCAGAGGATAAACAAACTTTATGAATATGCTCTTGAGACTTCAGACCCAAGAAATCAATTTTTCCTCTCTTTGGACAAGGCTTTTACCTCCAGTGATACGGACAGAAAAGAAACCTACGAGCAAGTGGAGTTTTTTATAAAACTTCTACAGGAAAAGAAACTTCTTTTGAAAAAGACAAGGAAACCTAATCATGCAAAGCTTTACCTTTTTATCTTGGAAGAGGGACAAGCAATACCACACCTTTTTATAACGGGCAGTAGCAATCTAACCATCGCAGGGCTTAGCTATCAAGAAGAGTTTAATGTGGAAATAAGGGACTATGGCTTTGATGAGGCTAAAGCATACTTTGATAAACTATGGGAAAAAGCGGTATCCCTTGATGTAAACAAGATATTAGACCATATTAGAACAAAAACCTTCCTAAGGGCTATAAGCCCCTTTGAAGCCTATGTATATGCACTTAAAACCTACATGGAAAGCTACACAGATACCTCGGAAAGTTCAAAAAACACTATAAAGACTCTATTGGAAGAGGCAGGATATAAAGCCTATAGCTATCAAGTGGAAGCGATTGCACAGGCGGTTAGAATAGTAAACACCCATAATGGTATTATTTTGGCGGATGTGGTGGGACTTGGAAAGTCTGTTATAGCGGTTGCGGTAGCCAAAAGACTTGGCACAAGAGGAATTGTTATTGCACCACCACACCTCATAGGAGACGAAGGAGAAAACTATGGGTGGAAAAAATACTTGGCGGACTTTGGACTGCATGACTGGAGAGTCTTTTCTGTGGGAAAGTTAAAGGAAGCCTTAGAATATGTGGAGAAACACCAGGATGTCCAAACTGTTATAGTGGACGAAGCCCACAGGTTTAGAAACGAAAACACCAAAAGCTACACCTATCTGCAACAGATATGCAGTGGTAAAAAAGTTTTACTTTTGAGTGCAACTCCCTTTAACAACAGACCTTCGGATATATTTGCCATGCTAAAACTCTTTACCATTCCCAAAAAATCCACCATAGTCTTTGACGAAGACCTTGAAGGTAAATTTGAAGAGTTTGAAAGAGACTTCAAAAAACTATCCTACATAAAAACCTATTGGAACTCCTCAAACAAGAGCAACAAAGAACGTGCCCGAAAGTATTATAAGGAACTTTTCAAAGAAGATGACATAGACATAAACAAGGTAAAAGAAACCGCAAAGAGTTTGGCAAGGCAGATAAGAAGTATTATTGAGCCAGTAGTTATAAGAAGAAACAGGCTTGACCTACGGTATTACCCAGACAAAATAGACCTTCCTGAAGTAAAAGACCCTATAGAGAAGTTTTTTGAGTTAACACCAGAGCAGTTAGACTTTTACGACGAGGTCATAAGTGCCTTTACCGACCTCTCAGAAGGTGGAAGGTTTACAGGAGCCATATACTTTCCAGAGAGATACAAAAGAGAAGAGGAAGAAAATGAGGATTTTACTTACCTCTATCAGAAAAACCTTTATAGCTTCATGAGAAGACTATTGGTAAAGAGGTTTGAAAGCAGTTTTGGAGCCTTTAAAAATAGCCTCAAAAGGTTCTTAGAAATTCACGAAAATGCCTTAGATTTCATAGAAAGAACAAAAAGCTTTGTGCTTGACAGAGACATCATAGAAGAGATACTTTCTGTTGAGGACGATGAAACCGTAGAGCAAAAGCTAAAAGAATTAGAGAAGGTATACAAACAAGGCAAGAAGTCAAAGTATCATGAAGTTTACAAGATAGAAGAGCTTGGTAAAAAGTTTGTTGAAGATATACAGAGGGACATAAGGCTTTTTAGGGAGCTTTTGGAGAAGTTTGAAAGAATAGGTTTGGAAAGAGAAGACCCAAAAGCAAAAAAGCTCATAGAAACAATAAAGGAGTTTTTAAAAGACAGAAAGGTGGTAGTTTTTACAGAGTATGTGGATACCGCCAGATATTTATGTAAAATCCTTGAAGAAGCTTTTGGTGATAAGGTTCTTTGTGCCCATGGAAACCTTTCAAAACAAACCATAGAGTCCATATACAAAAACTTTGATGCCAGTGCAAAAGAGCAGAAAGGTGAGTATGACATTTTACTTGCCACTGACAAGCTTTCAGAGGGTTTTAACCTAAACCGTGCAGGAGTGGTTATAAACTACGATATTCCCTGGAATCCTATAAGAGTTATCCAGAGGGTTGGAAGGATTAACCGTATTGGTAAAAAGGTTTACGATGAGCTTTCCATTGTAAACTTCTTCCCTACAGAAAGGGGAGCGGATATAGTGCGTTCAAGGGAAATAGCCCAGAACAAGATGTTTATGATTCACAAGGTTTTGGGAGAAGATGCAAAGATATTTTCACCAGAGGAAGAGCCACAACCCTCTGAGCTATACAGGAGACTTACCACCTACACGGAAGCAGAGCAGGAGAGCTTTTTCTCAAAGGTAAGAAAGGAATTTGAGGAAATAAAGGAAAGGCACCCAGAGGTTTTAAAGGTTGTGGAAGAGTTTCCATACAGAGTAAAGACTGCAAAAAGGCACAGCCAAGAAAACCTTATAGTGCTAATAAAGAAAGGCACAGACCTATTTGTTGGCTACAAAGAACCAGAAGGAAAACCAAAGATAGTTAGTTTTGAGGATGTATACGAGCATATTAAGGCAAGTTATCAAGATAGACCTCTTGAGCTTTCTGAGAGCTTTTGGAAAAACTACAATGAGCTTTTGAACCATGCTGCAACAAAAACAATAGGAAAATTACAGAGAAGTTATTCAGAAGCGTGGAGTATGCTAAATACTATAGTCAGGAACTATCAACTACCATAG
- the ileS gene encoding isoleucine--tRNA ligase gives MRNYAETLNLPKTDFPMKANLPEREPQILQKWQGLYRKLWERNKDKPLFVLHDGPPYANGHIHIGHALNKILKDLIVKYRLLTGYRVDFVPGWDCHGLPIEQQVEKELKEKKLSKEELGKVEFRRLCRAYAERFIKVQKEEFIRLGVLADWENPYITMDPAYQAQEVRELGRVFSRGLVIRSKKPVYWCIYDKTAEAEAEVEYYEKEDPSIYVKFPLRDQPKTYLLIWTTTPWTLPANRGVMVGEDYEYVFFKSGEETYILAKELLESVKSLTGINGEVIRQVRGSELVGLEYFAPYGGRVNRVYPSEFVELSTGTGLVHMAPGHGREDYLVGLRYGLEPFAPVDDEGRFTQEAPEFIRGKRVFEANPLIIEDLRARGLLLWEGKIRHSYPHCWRCKNPVIFRATPQWFISMSGQVDGKSFREKCLEEIEKVQWIPPYGKNRIGSMVENRPDWCISRQRFWGVPITVFYCKNCGHVVSDLEVFERVANMIETSPEGADLWFEKSPEELLPEGYTCPSCGSREFIKEEDILDVWFDSGSSHAQVLRKRGVQKADLYLEGSDQHRGWFQASLLESVASYGEAPYKAVLTHGFTVDEKGRKMSKSLGNVVSPQEVIRQYGADVLRLWVVSEDYTEDVRLGKGIIQRLVEDYKKIRNTIRFLLGNLYDFEVSKALPYEELHHFDRWMLSYLQKLLQEVHKHYQEYAFHRVYHLVRNFCSVELSSLYLDVLKDRLYVYAPNSWERRSAQTVLYALAEALITSIAPFLSFTAEEAWEYLRKINPELPESVFMHQIPQGKGELIDEKLLRDYEYLIKLREDVMKAIEIARRDKAVNHPYEAQVFLWGEGLEIAREYEDYLKYFFTVSGVKFSEGGRYVIEGEALKGIRVGVSPAEGKKCPRCWLYYPEEEFEGEVCKRCAGVLQEV, from the coding sequence ATGCGAAACTACGCAGAAACATTAAACCTTCCAAAGACGGACTTTCCAATGAAGGCAAACCTGCCAGAGAGAGAACCTCAAATACTTCAGAAGTGGCAGGGGCTATACAGAAAGCTCTGGGAGAGAAACAAGGACAAACCCCTTTTTGTGCTTCATGATGGACCACCTTATGCTAACGGGCATATTCATATAGGGCATGCTCTCAACAAAATCCTTAAAGACCTAATTGTCAAATATAGGCTTTTGACAGGGTATCGTGTGGACTTTGTGCCTGGTTGGGATTGTCATGGACTGCCTATAGAACAGCAGGTGGAAAAGGAGCTAAAGGAGAAAAAGCTCTCCAAGGAAGAGCTTGGTAAGGTGGAGTTTAGAAGGCTTTGTAGAGCTTATGCGGAGAGGTTTATAAAGGTTCAAAAGGAAGAGTTTATAAGGCTGGGGGTCCTTGCGGACTGGGAAAATCCTTACATAACCATGGACCCTGCCTATCAGGCACAAGAAGTAAGGGAATTAGGAAGGGTCTTCAGTAGGGGCTTGGTCATAAGGAGCAAAAAACCCGTCTATTGGTGCATATATGACAAAACCGCAGAGGCGGAGGCGGAAGTAGAATACTACGAGAAGGAAGACCCAAGCATATATGTGAAGTTTCCACTAAGGGACCAGCCAAAAACATACCTGCTTATATGGACTACCACTCCTTGGACTTTGCCTGCCAACCGTGGCGTTATGGTGGGAGAAGACTATGAGTATGTCTTTTTCAAGTCTGGAGAAGAGACCTACATATTGGCAAAAGAGTTATTAGAAAGTGTTAAGTCCCTTACGGGCATAAATGGAGAGGTTATAAGGCAGGTAAGAGGGTCTGAGCTTGTGGGTCTTGAGTATTTTGCACCCTATGGGGGCAGGGTAAACAGGGTATATCCCTCGGAGTTTGTGGAGCTTTCTACAGGAACAGGTCTTGTGCATATGGCACCGGGTCATGGTAGGGAGGACTATTTGGTGGGTCTTAGGTATGGGCTTGAGCCTTTTGCACCCGTGGACGACGAGGGTAGGTTTACCCAAGAAGCACCAGAGTTTATAAGGGGCAAGAGGGTCTTTGAGGCAAATCCTCTCATAATAGAAGACCTGAGGGCAAGGGGTTTACTACTTTGGGAAGGCAAGATAAGGCACTCCTATCCTCACTGTTGGAGATGCAAAAACCCTGTCATATTTAGGGCAACACCTCAATGGTTTATAAGCATGTCAGGTCAGGTTGATGGTAAGAGTTTTAGAGAAAAGTGTCTTGAGGAGATAGAAAAAGTTCAATGGATTCCACCCTATGGCAAAAACCGCATAGGGTCTATGGTAGAAAACAGACCAGACTGGTGTATATCTCGTCAAAGGTTCTGGGGTGTGCCTATAACGGTCTTTTATTGTAAAAACTGTGGGCATGTGGTCTCTGACTTAGAGGTCTTTGAAAGGGTAGCTAATATGATAGAGACTTCTCCGGAGGGAGCTGACCTTTGGTTTGAGAAGTCTCCAGAAGAGCTCCTGCCAGAGGGCTATACCTGTCCTTCCTGTGGCTCAAGGGAGTTTATAAAGGAAGAGGATATTCTGGATGTGTGGTTTGACTCTGGCTCTTCTCACGCACAGGTTTTGAGAAAGAGGGGTGTGCAAAAGGCGGACCTCTACCTTGAGGGTTCGGACCAGCATAGGGGATGGTTTCAGGCATCTTTGCTTGAGTCCGTTGCCAGCTACGGAGAAGCACCCTACAAGGCGGTCCTTACCCATGGCTTTACGGTGGATGAAAAGGGCAGAAAAATGTCCAAGTCCTTAGGAAACGTGGTCTCACCTCAAGAGGTCATAAGGCAATACGGTGCGGACGTGCTTAGGCTTTGGGTGGTATCTGAAGACTACACGGAGGATGTGAGGCTCGGAAAGGGCATAATCCAAAGGCTCGTGGAGGACTACAAGAAGATAAGAAACACTATAAGGTTCTTGCTTGGAAACCTCTACGATTTTGAAGTCTCAAAGGCGTTGCCTTATGAGGAGCTTCACCACTTTGACCGTTGGATGCTTTCATACTTGCAGAAACTTCTTCAAGAGGTTCATAAACATTACCAAGAATATGCCTTTCATAGGGTCTATCACTTGGTAAGAAACTTCTGCTCTGTGGAGCTTTCGAGCCTGTATCTTGATGTTTTAAAGGATAGGCTCTACGTTTATGCTCCAAACAGTTGGGAAAGAAGGTCCGCTCAAACAGTCCTTTATGCCTTGGCGGAAGCCCTCATTACTTCAATTGCACCCTTTCTTAGCTTTACCGCAGAGGAGGCTTGGGAATATCTAAGGAAGATAAATCCAGAGCTTCCAGAGAGCGTCTTTATGCACCAAATACCTCAAGGAAAAGGAGAGCTCATTGATGAAAAACTCCTCAGGGACTACGAGTATCTAATAAAGCTAAGAGAGGATGTGATGAAGGCGATAGAAATAGCAAGAAGGGACAAGGCGGTAAACCACCCATATGAAGCTCAAGTCTTTCTGTGGGGAGAAGGCTTGGAAATTGCGAGAGAGTATGAGGATTACCTTAAATACTTTTTTACCGTAAGCGGGGTCAAGTTTTCAGAGGGTGGTAGGTATGTTATAGAGGGTGAGGCGTTAAAGGGTATAAGAGTGGGCGTGTCTCCTGCGGAAGGTAAGAAATGTCCAAGATGCTGGCTATACTACCCAGAGGAAGAGTTTGAGGGAGAAGTATGCAAAAGATGTGCAGGAGTGCTACAAGAGGTATAA
- a CDS encoding DHH family phosphoesterase, with protein sequence MFEQSIPLIELLKREEGTILIASHENPDADTLGSALALYLFLKKKGKKVTVGCKDKVPHFLDFLPGSKEVVKLPVNEVFSFGVVVDASGFYRINAEVKALRKARIDHHIGGDFYGEYDYIDPSAPSTTALIYKLLCAWDRSAIDKDIAQNLYAGLATDTGFFKYSNTTAETFQLAKELVELGAEPHWTYVNFAERESLNKMRLISKVLDTLSLHEDGLVAGITIFDRFFKETGSEYSDSEGLVNYPRSLEGVEVAYAIIEKPDEGVWKVSLRSKGKVDVAKIAEALGGGGHKYASGCKIKADSYESALEKLLSAIREGFEKEGLIKHAVSQTT encoded by the coding sequence ATGTTTGAACAAAGTATACCACTTATAGAACTTCTAAAGAGAGAAGAGGGAACTATTCTCATAGCCAGCCACGAAAACCCAGATGCGGATACATTGGGAAGTGCTCTTGCTCTTTATCTTTTCTTAAAGAAGAAGGGTAAAAAGGTAACCGTAGGATGTAAAGATAAAGTGCCTCACTTTCTGGACTTTTTGCCCGGTTCTAAGGAGGTGGTTAAACTGCCAGTTAATGAGGTGTTCAGCTTTGGCGTGGTAGTGGATGCCAGTGGCTTTTACAGGATTAATGCAGAGGTAAAGGCTCTAAGAAAGGCGCGTATAGACCACCATATAGGAGGAGACTTTTACGGAGAGTATGACTACATAGACCCATCCGCACCATCAACCACAGCTTTGATATACAAACTTCTTTGTGCTTGGGATAGGTCTGCTATAGACAAGGATATAGCCCAAAACCTCTATGCTGGGCTTGCCACAGACACGGGCTTTTTCAAGTATTCCAATACCACCGCAGAAACCTTCCAACTGGCAAAGGAGCTCGTTGAGCTTGGAGCTGAGCCTCATTGGACTTATGTGAACTTTGCGGAAAGAGAGAGCTTAAACAAGATGAGGCTGATATCAAAGGTGCTTGACACTCTGTCTCTTCATGAAGATGGTCTTGTTGCAGGTATAACCATATTTGATAGGTTTTTCAAAGAAACTGGCTCTGAGTATTCAGATAGCGAGGGGCTTGTAAACTATCCAAGGTCTTTGGAAGGGGTGGAAGTGGCTTATGCCATTATAGAAAAGCCTGACGAAGGTGTGTGGAAGGTTTCCCTTAGGTCTAAGGGAAAGGTGGATGTGGCGAAGATAGCGGAAGCTCTTGGTGGTGGAGGACACAAGTATGCATCTGGTTGTAAGATTAAGGCTGATAGCTATGAATCCGCTCTTGAAAAGCTCCTCAGTGCCATAAGAGAAGGGTTTGAAAAAGAGGGTTTAATAAAGCATGCTGTAAGCCAGACCACCTAA
- a CDS encoding YdcF family protein: MSFFLKKLLSFIILPPAIFILLFLLIAVFSKKRIVSFLAFLGALGLYLLSVEPVKDMLYKPLEKAYPVPREVQTDALVVLGGGSYNTGILKEDSMKRLLTGFILHKRYGLPIILSGGANIGRLPEAEVMKQLLEELGVDRSKIITEVRSRDTLENAKYVKEICEKHNFQRVALITSAYHMPRAAETFKKAGLEVIPYPTDFKQDKKYNLYSFIPKMGVLNDSYKALREHLGGLAYSMLY; the protein is encoded by the coding sequence ATGAGTTTTTTCCTCAAAAAGCTCTTAAGCTTCATCATACTCCCTCCAGCCATCTTTATTCTTTTGTTTTTACTCATTGCGGTTTTCTCCAAGAAAAGGATAGTTAGTTTTCTTGCTTTTCTTGGAGCCTTAGGGCTCTATCTGCTGTCTGTAGAGCCTGTCAAGGATATGCTATACAAGCCTTTGGAGAAAGCCTATCCTGTCCCAAGGGAGGTGCAGACGGACGCACTTGTAGTCCTCGGAGGAGGCTCATACAACACGGGCATTCTTAAAGAAGACTCCATGAAAAGACTTCTTACGGGCTTTATACTTCACAAAAGGTACGGACTGCCCATAATACTCTCAGGAGGTGCAAATATAGGAAGGCTTCCTGAAGCTGAGGTAATGAAACAGCTCCTTGAAGAGCTCGGTGTGGATAGGAGTAAAATAATAACCGAGGTCAGAAGCAGAGATACCCTTGAAAATGCCAAGTATGTAAAGGAGATATGTGAGAAGCACAATTTTCAGAGAGTGGCTCTCATAACCTCTGCATACCATATGCCAAGAGCTGCGGAAACCTTCAAGAAGGCAGGCTTAGAAGTTATACCCTATCCTACCGATTTCAAGCAGGACAAAAAATACAACCTCTACAGCTTTATCCCTAAGATGGGTGTCCTAAACGACAGCTACAAGGCTCTTAGAGAACACTTAGGTGGTCTGGCTTACAGCATGCTTTATTAA
- a CDS encoding ExbD/TolR family protein codes for MRKRRLSYDERTYIDVVPLVDTLLAVFLFLAVIAFQSPVTFLAVKLPFAKEGEKISLEVFRVQVMKDGRYQVGGRDISLEEIETLLQEKKPKTLVIEADEDTPHKFVVALMDMGKRNEVESLLIGVRTRR; via the coding sequence ATGAGGAAGAGGAGGCTCAGCTACGACGAGAGGACTTATATAGATGTGGTTCCTCTTGTGGATACGCTCCTTGCGGTCTTTCTCTTTCTTGCGGTTATTGCATTCCAATCACCAGTGACCTTTCTTGCAGTAAAACTTCCTTTTGCAAAAGAGGGTGAAAAGATAAGCCTTGAGGTTTTTAGAGTTCAAGTTATGAAGGATGGAAGGTATCAAGTAGGTGGTAGGGATATTAGCCTTGAGGAGATAGAAACGCTCCTTCAAGAGAAAAAGCCAAAGACCTTAGTGATAGAAGCGGACGAGGATACTCCTCACAAGTTTGTGGTCGCTCTTATGGATATGGGTAAACGCAATGAAGTGGAGAGCCTGCTTATAGGTGTTAGAACAAGAAGATGA
- a CDS encoding MotA/TolQ/ExbB proton channel family protein, translating to MEGLFELLQKGGLAMYPLIFLSVVSWAVIVERIFHLRSSSYIGRSVRDLKPLIASGDIEGALKLLSTENSFTANLLRDMLQGYKEGKLRKEDMVKSLDFELSLLVPKIEKNLPLLSTTASVAPLIGLFGTITGLIKVFSAFATADPEQAMVLLSKGISEALVAAATGLAVAIPALVAYWLFRIWGNSILNRIESEVFEVLRVLR from the coding sequence ATGGAAGGACTTTTTGAGCTACTTCAGAAGGGTGGGCTTGCCATGTATCCTCTCATCTTTCTTTCTGTAGTTTCTTGGGCTGTAATAGTGGAACGCATATTTCATCTTCGTTCTTCTTCCTACATAGGCAGGTCTGTAAGAGACCTAAAACCTCTTATTGCAAGTGGAGATATAGAAGGTGCTTTAAAACTTCTCTCTACGGAAAACTCATTTACCGCAAACCTACTCAGGGACATGCTACAAGGATACAAGGAGGGAAAGCTTAGAAAGGAAGACATGGTAAAAAGCCTTGATTTTGAGCTTTCTCTTTTAGTGCCAAAGATTGAGAAGAACCTGCCACTGCTATCTACTACCGCAAGCGTTGCACCACTTATTGGTCTTTTTGGCACTATAACTGGTCTTATAAAGGTTTTCTCTGCCTTTGCCACTGCAGACCCAGAGCAGGCAATGGTTCTCCTTTCAAAAGGTATAAGTGAAGCCCTTGTGGCCGCAGCTACAGGTCTTGCGGTTGCCATACCAGCCCTTGTTGCCTACTGGCTTTTTAGAATATGGGGAAACAGCATACTTAACAGGATAGAGTCTGAGGTTTTTGAAGTTTTAAGGGTGCTAAGATGA